In Thalassospira sp. ER-Se-21-Dark, one genomic interval encodes:
- a CDS encoding prephenate/arogenate dehydrogenase family protein, whose amino-acid sequence MTNTASQPLFETVAFIGMGLIGSSMARRIKRDGLANKITCAVRSEATRDRVLELGIADEAYCDIKQAVGDADLIMVCAPVGANEAIGAQLTGVLKKGAIVSDVGSVKQSVIRDIAPHLDEGVHFVPGHPLAGTEHSGPDSGFPELFEERWCILTPIPGENEDAIAKVKALWEACGMYVECMDADHHDRILGITSHLPHLIAYTIVGTATDLEDALRQEVIKFSATGFRDFTRIAASDPTMWRDVFLNNREAVLDVLGRFQEDLMALQRAIRWGEGDKLFELFSRTREIRRGIVDAGQYFANFSAEGEDRKSDEKSKKKPAE is encoded by the coding sequence ATGACCAATACTGCATCCCAGCCGCTGTTTGAAACTGTCGCCTTTATCGGCATGGGCCTGATCGGCTCGTCCATGGCCCGTCGCATCAAGCGTGACGGCCTTGCCAACAAAATCACCTGCGCGGTCCGATCAGAAGCGACCCGTGACCGGGTGCTTGAACTTGGCATTGCCGATGAGGCCTATTGCGACATCAAACAGGCGGTTGGTGATGCGGATCTGATCATGGTCTGTGCCCCGGTCGGTGCCAATGAAGCCATTGGGGCACAATTGACCGGTGTCCTTAAAAAGGGTGCGATTGTTTCGGATGTTGGTTCGGTCAAACAATCGGTCATCCGCGATATTGCGCCGCATCTGGATGAGGGTGTGCACTTCGTGCCCGGTCACCCGTTGGCCGGTACGGAACATTCCGGCCCGGATTCCGGTTTCCCGGAACTGTTTGAGGAACGCTGGTGCATCCTGACCCCGATCCCGGGCGAAAACGAAGATGCGATTGCCAAGGTCAAAGCCCTTTGGGAAGCCTGCGGGATGTATGTTGAATGCATGGATGCCGATCATCATGATCGCATCCTTGGCATTACGTCACACTTGCCGCACCTGATTGCCTACACGATTGTCGGGACGGCGACCGATCTTGAAGATGCGCTGCGTCAGGAAGTGATCAAGTTTTCCGCAACCGGTTTCCGTGATTTTACACGTATTGCTGCGTCTGATCCGACCATGTGGCGGGATGTGTTCCTGAATAACCGGGAAGCCGTTCTGGATGTACTGGGACGTTTTCAGGAAGACCTGATGGCCCTGCAACGCGCCATTCGCTGGGGCGAGGGCGACAAGCTGTTCGAGCTGTTTTCGCGCACCCGTGAAATTCGCCGCGGCATTGTTGATGCCGGTCAGTATTTCGCCAATTTCTCGGCCGAAGGCGAAGACCGCAAAAGCGACGAAAAGAGCAAGAAAAAGCCTGCTGAGTAA
- the hisC gene encoding histidinol-phosphate transaminase, whose translation MSAPTPRPGILDIAPYKGGKSSADSAQRVIKLSSNEGALGPSPKAMEALRNTATRLHRYPDGGCDVLRHKLAEKYGLEFDQLICGNGSDELLTLLIRAYAGPGDEVLYSQHGFLMYPIATMGVGATPVTAPETNMTTDVDALLAAVTDKTKIVFVANPNNPTGTYISDAEMKRLRDGLREDIVLVVDAAYAEFMTGQEDYSAGEELVKAGNNTVMTRTFSKIYGLGGIRLGWCYAPPAIADVLQRLRNPFNVPLPTQEAGAAALDDDDFVNECVRHNAETLSWFRDEVNAISGLKAHPSYGNFVLVEFPAEEGKNADAANDFMMARGVIPRKIGAYGLPQMLRISIGTKEEMEICLQTIKDFVNA comes from the coding sequence ATGTCTGCGCCCACCCCACGCCCCGGAATTCTTGATATCGCGCCGTACAAAGGCGGTAAATCCAGTGCTGACAGTGCTCAGCGCGTGATCAAATTGTCTTCGAACGAAGGCGCACTTGGCCCGAGCCCCAAGGCCATGGAAGCCCTGCGTAACACGGCAACCCGTTTGCATCGTTATCCGGATGGCGGTTGCGACGTTCTGCGTCACAAGCTGGCCGAGAAATACGGCCTGGAATTTGATCAGCTTATCTGCGGTAACGGTTCTGATGAACTTCTGACGCTTCTGATCCGTGCCTATGCCGGTCCGGGTGATGAAGTGCTGTATTCGCAGCACGGCTTTTTGATGTATCCGATTGCGACCATGGGTGTTGGTGCGACGCCGGTAACCGCGCCTGAAACCAACATGACGACCGATGTTGATGCGCTGCTGGCGGCGGTGACGGACAAAACCAAGATCGTGTTTGTTGCCAACCCGAACAACCCGACCGGCACCTATATTTCGGACGCCGAAATGAAGCGCCTGCGCGATGGTCTGCGTGAAGACATCGTTCTGGTGGTGGATGCGGCCTATGCCGAGTTCATGACCGGTCAGGAAGATTATTCGGCCGGTGAGGAACTTGTGAAAGCAGGCAACAACACCGTGATGACCCGCACATTTTCCAAGATCTATGGTCTTGGGGGTATCCGTCTGGGCTGGTGCTATGCGCCGCCGGCGATTGCCGATGTGCTGCAACGCCTGCGCAACCCGTTCAACGTGCCGCTGCCGACACAGGAAGCCGGTGCCGCCGCCCTTGATGATGATGACTTCGTCAATGAGTGCGTGCGCCACAATGCCGAGACGCTTTCGTGGTTCCGTGACGAGGTGAACGCGATTTCGGGCCTTAAGGCACATCCGAGCTATGGCAACTTCGTTCTCGTTGAATTCCCGGCAGAAGAAGGCAAGAACGCCGATGCTGCCAATGATTTCATGATGGCCCGTGGCGTGATCCCGCGCAAAATCGGTGCCTATGGCCTGCCGCAGATGCTTCGTATTTCTATCGGTACGAAGGAAGAAATGGAAATCTGCCTGCAGACCATCAAAGACTTTGTGAACGCATAA
- a CDS encoding chorismate mutase: protein MASDDKNLANLGLDELRSEIDEIDQALQSLIIRRTKVVQAVGAYKDRMIAAGGKVKVPYRPAREARIMRTLVERHEGAFPKTALIQIWREMIAAGTRLEAPYTVALGRNADGLDCWELARLNFGCLNEIIEFDTPREAFNAVEDGRAAVGVFPKPQLGEAQPWWVHLSEQSPVRVVSKLPFGGRPVGRGEDTEGFVLAAIELEDSGDDRTLFVVSLSKEISMDTVRKKIADGIDGSVILGFSDDEATDRRFVLVDVPGFFCNRTNAFQSTLDAQGLRPESLRVVGAYAVPLAEDALS from the coding sequence ATGGCGTCTGACGATAAAAATTTGGCAAATCTTGGCCTGGATGAGCTGCGCAGCGAGATCGACGAGATCGATCAGGCGCTGCAATCGCTGATCATTCGCCGGACAAAGGTTGTGCAGGCCGTCGGGGCCTACAAGGACCGGATGATCGCGGCGGGTGGCAAGGTCAAGGTGCCCTATCGCCCGGCCCGTGAAGCCCGCATCATGCGCACGCTTGTTGAACGTCATGAAGGGGCCTTTCCCAAAACCGCCCTGATCCAGATCTGGCGCGAAATGATCGCAGCCGGAACCCGCCTTGAAGCGCCGTACACGGTGGCACTTGGCCGCAATGCCGACGGGTTGGATTGCTGGGAACTGGCGCGCCTGAATTTCGGGTGCCTGAACGAAATCATTGAATTTGATACCCCGCGCGAAGCGTTCAATGCCGTTGAAGACGGGCGGGCAGCAGTTGGTGTGTTTCCCAAACCGCAATTGGGCGAGGCCCAGCCATGGTGGGTCCATCTGAGCGAGCAAAGTCCGGTGCGTGTGGTTTCCAAACTGCCCTTTGGCGGTCGCCCGGTTGGACGCGGCGAAGATACCGAGGGTTTCGTTCTGGCAGCCATTGAACTTGAAGACAGCGGTGATGACCGGACTCTGTTTGTGGTCAGCCTGTCAAAAGAGATTTCGATGGATACCGTGCGCAAAAAAATTGCGGATGGCATCGACGGATCGGTAATCCTTGGCTTTTCTGACGATGAGGCGACGGATCGGCGTTTTGTGCTTGTTGATGTGCCGGGATTCTTTTGTAATCGCACCAATGCGTTTCAGAGCACACTGGATGCGCAAGGCCTTCGCCCCGAAAGTTTGCGGGTGGTGGGGGCCTATGCCGTGCCGCTTGCCGAAGACGCACTGAGTTAA
- a CDS encoding homoserine O-acetyltransferase — MVLGETEKLRLDSGVEFGPFTLAYQTYGELNADKSNAILVCHALTGDQYVADDVHPITGKEGWWSEIVGPGKIIDTNKYFVICSNVIGGCLGSTGPKEINPATGKPWGLDFPVITIADMVRAQTMLIDALGIDMLFAVIGGSMGGMQVLEWCKSYPERVYAAAPIATSFRHSAQNIAFHEVGRQAVMADPDWCGGNYLLEGKKPSRGLAVARMTAHITYLSQPALHRKFGRKLQNRGAITYSFDQDFQVESYLRHQGKSFVDRFDANSYLYITRAMDYFDLSLEYDGRLAEAFQGCKTRFCVISFSSDWCFTTAESRIVAHALNAASCNVSCVEIESDKGHDAFLLDEPDFHMVLSGFIEGAAEGRGLK, encoded by the coding sequence ATGGTGCTTGGCGAAACGGAAAAGCTGCGCCTTGATAGCGGTGTGGAATTCGGTCCGTTTACACTGGCCTATCAGACCTACGGCGAACTCAATGCCGATAAATCCAACGCGATTCTGGTCTGTCACGCCCTGACCGGGGATCAATATGTTGCCGATGACGTCCATCCGATCACCGGCAAGGAAGGCTGGTGGTCCGAAATCGTTGGCCCCGGCAAGATCATTGATACCAACAAGTATTTCGTCATCTGCAGCAACGTGATCGGCGGCTGCCTTGGCAGTACCGGGCCCAAGGAAATCAATCCGGCAACCGGCAAGCCATGGGGTCTTGATTTCCCGGTGATCACCATTGCCGATATGGTGCGTGCCCAAACCATGCTGATTGACGCGCTTGGCATCGACATGTTGTTTGCCGTCATTGGCGGGTCCATGGGCGGCATGCAGGTTCTTGAATGGTGTAAAAGCTATCCCGAACGGGTTTATGCCGCCGCCCCGATTGCGACCTCGTTCCGGCATTCGGCGCAAAATATCGCCTTCCATGAAGTCGGACGTCAGGCCGTCATGGCCGACCCGGACTGGTGCGGGGGCAATTACCTGCTCGAAGGCAAGAAACCGTCACGTGGCCTGGCTGTGGCGCGCATGACTGCGCACATCACCTATCTGTCGCAACCGGCCCTTCATCGCAAATTCGGGCGCAAGCTGCAAAACCGTGGTGCGATCACCTACAGCTTCGATCAGGATTTCCAGGTCGAAAGTTACCTGCGCCATCAGGGCAAAAGCTTCGTCGACCGCTTTGATGCCAACAGCTATCTCTATATCACCCGTGCGATGGATTATTTCGATCTGTCGCTTGAATATGACGGCCGGTTGGCCGAGGCGTTTCAGGGCTGCAAAACCCGGTTCTGCGTCATTTCGTTTTCCAGCGACTGGTGCTTTACCACCGCTGAAAGCCGGATTGTCGCGCATGCGCTCAACGCCGCATCGTGCAATGTCAGCTGTGTCGAGATCGAAAGCGACAAGGGCCATGATGCGTTCCTGCTTGATGAACCCGATTTCCACATGGTGCTGAGTGGCTTCATCGAAGGTGCCGCCGAAGGCCGGGGGCTGAAATAA
- the metW gene encoding methionine biosynthesis protein MetW: MNETLNPNSAANVAHSDRIRVDLQLIADMIEPGTRVLDIGCGDGELLGYLTRTKKVDGRGLELSNEGVRNCVAQGLPVMQGDADRDLRDYPDGAFDYAILSQTLQATQRPKEVLSELLRIGTKAIVSFPNFGHWRARFDLMFRGRMPQNPNLPIMWYETPNIHFCTVLDFVALCKEMDLTIERSMVLNEAGSKLSLGSQTRFSNFLGNQALFMLSK; the protein is encoded by the coding sequence ATGAATGAGACTTTGAACCCAAACAGCGCAGCAAACGTTGCGCATAGCGACCGCATCCGTGTTGACCTGCAACTGATTGCCGACATGATCGAACCGGGCACGCGCGTGCTTGATATCGGCTGCGGTGACGGCGAACTTCTGGGCTACCTCACCCGCACCAAAAAGGTTGATGGGCGGGGCCTTGAGCTTTCCAACGAAGGGGTGCGCAACTGTGTCGCACAGGGACTTCCGGTGATGCAGGGCGATGCGGATCGCGATCTGCGAGACTATCCGGACGGCGCGTTTGATTACGCCATCCTCAGCCAGACCTTGCAGGCAACCCAGCGCCCGAAAGAAGTGCTGTCGGAATTGCTGCGCATTGGTACCAAGGCGATTGTGTCCTTTCCGAATTTCGGCCATTGGCGCGCACGGTTTGATCTGATGTTCCGGGGCCGTATGCCGCAGAATCCCAACCTTCCGATCATGTGGTACGAGACGCCAAATATCCATTTCTGCACGGTTTTGGACTTCGTTGCGCTGTGTAAAGAAATGGATTTGACGATCGAACGGTCGATGGTTCTCAATGAAGCGGGATCGAAGCTCAGCCTCGGCAGCCAGACCCGGTTTTCCAACTTTTTGGGCAATCAGGCACTTTTCATGTTAAGCAAATAA
- a CDS encoding molybdenum cofactor biosynthesis protein MoaE, whose protein sequence is MSRVSVQQHDFDPGVELAALTNGRTDIGAAVSFVGLVRDIHGGENVSALTLDHYPGMTERELEKIAGEAANRWPLDDIRIIHRFGRMLPGERIVLVIVLSAHRRAAFEACDFIMDFLKTRAPFWKREETPDGGDKWVTAKASDDADADRWK, encoded by the coding sequence ATGTCACGCGTTTCTGTTCAGCAACATGATTTTGATCCCGGGGTCGAACTTGCGGCCCTGACCAATGGGCGTACCGATATCGGTGCGGCGGTCAGTTTTGTCGGGCTGGTACGTGATATTCATGGTGGCGAAAACGTCTCGGCGCTCACCCTTGATCACTATCCGGGCATGACCGAACGCGAACTTGAAAAGATCGCCGGTGAGGCCGCCAATCGCTGGCCGCTCGATGATATTCGCATCATTCATCGCTTTGGCCGCATGTTGCCCGGTGAACGCATCGTTCTGGTGATTGTGCTCTCGGCCCATCGCCGTGCCGCGTTTGAGGCCTGCGACTTCATCATGGATTTCCTGAAAACCCGCGCGCCGTTCTGGAAACGCGAAGAAACCCCGGACGGTGGCGACAAGTGGGTGACGGCAAAGGCATCCGATGATGCCGATGCCGACCGCTGGAAATAA
- the pgsA gene encoding CDP-diacylglycerol--glycerol-3-phosphate 3-phosphatidyltransferase has protein sequence MKNQIPNLLTMSRIFVIPALIASFYINGPVGNWIGFALFAFAGVTDFFDGYLARSMNVVSPLGRFLDPIADKLLVAAALMMMVAFERISGLAVLPAVIIMCREIMVSGLREHLAEIKVPLPVTVLAKWKTTAQILAIGFLLVGDASPEMIPSILIGDILLWIAGIVTVQTGYIYLRTGLKHLD, from the coding sequence ATGAAGAACCAGATTCCCAATCTGCTGACCATGTCGCGCATTTTCGTAATCCCGGCGCTGATCGCGTCGTTTTACATCAATGGTCCGGTTGGCAACTGGATCGGCTTTGCGCTGTTTGCCTTTGCCGGGGTGACCGATTTCTTTGACGGCTATCTGGCGCGCTCGATGAATGTCGTCTCCCCACTTGGTCGGTTCCTTGATCCGATTGCCGACAAGCTTCTGGTGGCTGCCGCATTGATGATGATGGTGGCCTTTGAACGCATTTCTGGTTTGGCGGTATTGCCCGCGGTGATCATCATGTGCCGCGAAATCATGGTTTCGGGCCTGCGCGAACATCTGGCCGAGATTAAAGTGCCCTTGCCGGTCACGGTCCTTGCCAAATGGAAAACCACGGCCCAGATTCTTGCCATCGGGTTCCTTCTGGTCGGTGATGCCTCGCCTGAAATGATCCCCTCGATCCTGATTGGCGATATCCTGCTGTGGATTGCCGGGATCGTTACGGTTCAGACCGGCTATATCTATCTGCGGACCGGCCTGAAACATCTCGATTAA
- a CDS encoding uracil-xanthine permease family protein — MPDQRLPWGAMFPMGLQHLVAMSGATILGPLLMGFDPNLAILFSGIGTLIFFICTAGRVPSYLGSSFAFIAVVIAATGYAGSGPNPDIGGALGGIIAAGALYVVIGLIVMATGTGWVEKLMPPAVTGAVGAAIGLNLAPVGINGITGDNMHMLVALLTLLSVAFVSVYAPIALRRISILIGIMAGYVLVLVLGNGFGLMPAIDFTELSQAAWFGMPSFVAPRFESSAMFLIAPVAFILVAENLGHIKAIGGMTKQNMDRYIGRGFVGDGLATMLAGSGGGTGVTTYVENMGVMAVTRVFSTLIFVIAAVIAILLGFSPKFGALLHTIPGPVLGGLGVAVFGLIAAAMIRLWVDNRVDFSDPRNLFTVGITLIFGAGDFTVNFGGFAMGGIGTATLAAIILYQALSIGRGKSAHPAEAGAAAE; from the coding sequence ATGCCTGATCAACGTCTGCCGTGGGGCGCGATGTTCCCGATGGGCTTGCAGCATCTTGTTGCCATGTCGGGTGCGACCATCCTTGGGCCGCTTCTGATGGGGTTTGACCCCAATCTGGCGATCCTGTTTTCCGGTATCGGTACCCTGATCTTCTTCATCTGCACGGCGGGCCGTGTGCCCAGTTATCTGGGCTCGTCCTTTGCCTTTATCGCGGTCGTCATTGCCGCCACCGGGTATGCCGGATCGGGACCAAACCCCGATATCGGCGGGGCGCTTGGCGGGATTATTGCTGCTGGCGCGCTGTATGTCGTGATCGGCCTGATCGTCATGGCAACCGGCACCGGCTGGGTCGAAAAACTGATGCCGCCTGCGGTCACGGGTGCGGTTGGTGCGGCGATTGGCCTGAACCTCGCCCCGGTCGGGATCAATGGCATCACGGGCGATAACATGCATATGCTGGTCGCTCTTCTGACCCTGCTGTCGGTGGCCTTTGTCTCGGTCTATGCGCCGATTGCGCTGCGTCGGATTTCCATTCTGATCGGGATTATGGCGGGCTATGTGCTGGTGCTGGTTTTGGGCAACGGCTTTGGCCTGATGCCGGCGATTGATTTTACCGAACTTTCCCAGGCCGCTTGGTTTGGCATGCCATCCTTTGTCGCGCCGCGCTTTGAAAGTTCTGCCATGTTCCTGATCGCGCCGGTGGCCTTCATTCTGGTGGCCGAAAACCTCGGTCATATCAAGGCGATTGGCGGCATGACCAAACAGAACATGGACCGTTATATCGGCCGTGGTTTTGTCGGCGATGGTCTGGCAACCATGCTGGCCGGATCGGGCGGCGGGACCGGGGTCACCACCTATGTTGAAAACATGGGTGTGATGGCCGTAACCCGCGTGTTTTCGACCCTGATCTTTGTCATTGCCGCCGTTATTGCCATCCTGCTTGGTTTCTCGCCTAAATTCGGCGCGTTGCTGCACACCATTCCGGGCCCGGTTCTGGGCGGCCTTGGTGTTGCGGTCTTTGGCCTGATAGCTGCTGCCATGATCCGTTTGTGGGTCGATAACCGCGTTGATTTCTCTGATCCGCGCAACCTGTTTACGGTGGGCATCACGCTGATCTTTGGTGCGGGTGACTTTACGGTCAATTTCGGTGGCTTTGCCATGGGCGGGATCGGCACGGCAACCCTTGCTGCCATCATCCTCTATCAGGCGCTCAGCATCGGACGCGGCAAATCCGCCCATCCGGCCGAGGCAGGGGCGGCGGCAGAATAA
- the folB gene encoding dihydroneopterin aldolase has protein sequence MTAGLKQDAKITTLPFADVPHADRAGNLRRVFVRDMIIHTSIGVYEHEKEAPQRVRINLDLAVLEGDGVQNDDITTVLSYEDLVVGTRRICQDGHTNLVETLGEKLADMCLADPRVRKVIVRVEKLDVFEDAAAVGVEIERHNIAR, from the coding sequence ATGACCGCAGGCCTTAAACAGGATGCCAAAATTACGACATTGCCCTTTGCCGATGTGCCCCATGCAGATCGTGCAGGCAACCTGCGCCGTGTCTTCGTGCGTGACATGATCATTCACACCTCCATCGGTGTTTATGAACACGAAAAAGAAGCCCCGCAACGCGTGCGCATCAATCTCGACCTTGCCGTGCTCGAAGGCGACGGTGTTCAGAATGATGATATCACCACCGTGCTAAGCTACGAGGATCTGGTCGTCGGCACACGCCGCATCTGCCAGGATGGTCACACCAACCTTGTGGAAACCCTTGGGGAAAAACTCGCTGACATGTGTCTTGCCGATCCGCGCGTCCGCAAGGTGATCGTCAGGGTTGAAAAGCTCGACGTTTTTGAAGATGCAGCTGCGGTTGGTGTGGAAATCGAACGCCACAATATCGCGCGCTGA
- a CDS encoding SDR family oxidoreductase gives MTGQFPKSVLITGAAKRIGRALTLDLARNGYDIALHCNSSKQDAEAVANEVRDLGQKACVVSADLTNEDATHQLVADATRQLGPIGVLINNASTFEFDDVQTATRESWDLHMETNLRAPFILSQQFAKHLPDGCQGMILNLIDQRVWNLTPHFMTYTLSKAGLWTLTQTLALALAPKIRVNAIGPGPALPSSRQTQEDFDAQCEKTPLKIGTNPQEICDAVRFFLAAPAITGQMLALDGGQHLDWAPSGEEDAPNE, from the coding sequence ATGACAGGTCAATTCCCGAAATCCGTTCTGATCACCGGTGCGGCAAAACGCATCGGTCGTGCATTGACCCTGGATCTGGCGCGCAACGGCTATGACATCGCCCTTCATTGCAACAGCTCGAAACAAGACGCCGAAGCTGTCGCCAACGAGGTCCGTGACCTTGGCCAAAAGGCCTGCGTCGTTTCGGCCGATCTGACCAACGAGGATGCAACCCATCAATTGGTTGCCGATGCGACCAGGCAACTTGGCCCGATCGGGGTTCTGATCAATAACGCCTCGACCTTTGAATTTGATGATGTGCAAACCGCAACCCGCGAAAGCTGGGATCTGCATATGGAAACCAATTTGCGCGCGCCGTTTATCCTCTCGCAGCAATTTGCCAAGCATCTGCCAGACGGCTGTCAGGGCATGATCCTCAACCTGATTGATCAGCGTGTCTGGAACCTGACCCCGCATTTCATGACCTATACCCTGTCCAAAGCCGGGCTTTGGACCCTGACCCAGACGCTGGCACTGGCCCTTGCACCAAAAATTCGTGTCAATGCCATCGGGCCGGGGCCGGCACTGCCTAGTAGCCGACAAACACAGGAAGATTTCGACGCGCAGTGCGAAAAAACACCCCTGAAAATAGGGACAAACCCGCAAGAGATTTGCGACGCGGTTCGATTTTTCCTTGCCGCGCCGGCCATCACCGGGCAAATGTTAGCGCTTGACGGCGGGCAGCACCTCGATTGGGCGCCCAGTGGCGAAGAAGATGCGCCCAACGAATGA
- a CDS encoding calcium/sodium antiporter encodes MEQLIPYLQIIAGLVLLTAGGEFIVRGAVGLALLLGVSKVIVGLTIVAAGTSAPEFVVSLNASLKGTADIAMGNVVGSNIANILLILGAVALLKPVAASRVTVVRDGGTMLLGTVLFIAFCMFGVIERWAGAVMLCVLAAIWYFTYQHDKNSPSEASHLHEEEVDEVGEKPKGWTRPIIATVIGIVALMFGAEWLVEGGVSVARQFGVSEAVIGLTLVAFGTSLPELAASVVAAFRGHSDVALGNVFGSNLLNLLVIIGGVSLIAPIPVPEQIMNSDIWIMLAVTVGLLGVAYAMRKISRITGVAFVIAYLVYVFQLVVA; translated from the coding sequence TTGGAACAGCTAATCCCCTATCTTCAGATCATCGCGGGCCTTGTATTGCTGACAGCAGGTGGTGAATTCATCGTAAGGGGGGCGGTTGGTCTTGCACTTTTGCTGGGCGTTTCCAAGGTGATCGTCGGTCTGACGATTGTCGCCGCCGGGACATCGGCGCCAGAATTTGTCGTCTCGCTCAATGCGTCGCTCAAGGGCACGGCCGATATCGCCATGGGCAACGTTGTTGGCTCCAACATTGCCAATATCCTGCTTATTCTCGGTGCGGTGGCGCTTCTGAAACCCGTTGCGGCCTCGCGGGTCACCGTGGTCCGTGATGGTGGCACGATGTTGCTGGGCACGGTCCTGTTTATTGCCTTTTGCATGTTTGGCGTGATTGAACGCTGGGCCGGGGCGGTGATGCTTTGTGTGCTGGCGGCCATCTGGTACTTCACCTATCAGCACGACAAAAATTCGCCGAGCGAGGCCAGCCACCTGCACGAAGAAGAAGTCGACGAAGTCGGCGAAAAGCCCAAAGGCTGGACCAGGCCGATCATCGCCACCGTCATCGGGATTGTCGCGCTTATGTTTGGCGCCGAGTGGCTGGTTGAAGGCGGGGTTTCGGTTGCCCGACAGTTTGGCGTATCCGAAGCCGTGATTGGCCTGACCCTTGTCGCCTTTGGCACGTCACTTCCGGAACTCGCCGCATCGGTGGTTGCCGCTTTCCGCGGTCATTCCGATGTGGCGCTGGGCAATGTGTTTGGCTCCAACCTTTTGAACCTGCTTGTGATCATTGGCGGGGTGTCGCTGATCGCACCGATCCCGGTGCCTGAACAGATCATGAATTCCGACATCTGGATCATGCTGGCGGTGACCGTGGGTTTGCTCGGTGTTGCCTATGCCATGCGCAAGATTTCGCGCATCACCGGCGTTGCATTCGTGATTGCCTATCTGGTCTATGTCTTCCAACTTGTCGTAGCATAA